The nucleotide sequence GCAAAACGTTGACTTCACTTATCAATCAAGAATTATTTAAGCTTGCTAAAAAAAGAAGTACAGTAGCAGTCATCCTCATTATCATTGGGATTATGACTATCTTTGCGGTCGTTTCAAAAATCAACCCCAATCAATTAAGTCCTATGAGTTTATTCACAGGAACGTTTTCTGGCTTAACTTGGGCGGTAATTGCCCTGATTGCGGCTGCTAGCTCAACAGTTGCAATGGAGTTTGAATACGGGACAGTTAAGGAATTACTATATCGTAAATATAGTCGCGGAAAGGTCATCGTCAGTAAGTGGATAGGTTTGGTCTTATACTCTGGCTTTTTGTTTATCCTAGTATTCGTCTACTCACTCGTATTAAAGCTGCTATTGTTTCACAATTCGTTTGAGCTATTCAAAAAATACTCGGGTGATTCACATAACCTACTCACAATGACGTTTTTTGATTACCTCGCTGAGTTTTTGTCTTTATGGCTAATTTTAAGTCTAGTCTTACTCATTGCCAATCTGTTTAAAACCGCAGCTGCAGCAGTCTCCATTGGAATCATTGGGTATTTCGCCGTTGCTCTGATTCAATCCCTAATGGGACTGATGATTCACCATTGGCATTGGTTAAAATGGAATCCGTTGAACATGATGAACATCTCTCAGCAAGTTCTTAACCCTGCAGTTAAGAATGTCACCCTGCTGAGCATCCCCGAATTAGTGATTGGTAATTTGGTTTACATTGCCATTTTTCTGTATGCGGGATACTTAATTTTTAAAAATCGGAATGTATGACCTCGTTCTGTCATATGAATTTAATTATTTTTCAATCGGATGTTATTTATATCTACTGCAAAACCTGCTATAATTTTAATTTGTCATGATAACTTTCAGATTGAATCCGTAGAAAAACAGCTATACAGTTTGTTAGATGTCAGTGGCCTAGGCGGTTATGTCGCCTTCGCACTGGCATTTTCTTATGCAATTCATAATTAAAACACAATGCTTATTAAATGATTAAAATTAAGGGTTGTACTTACTAAAAGTAAGTAGTATTCTATCACTTATCCATTCGGATGTTGTGGCCCTAAACCATGCAATTATTTATTTTAATACGGCTACCCATCTGAAAAATATATTTAGAGAAGAGTGAAGAGTATGACGTACAGTTTACTAATTCGCGTGATTGCCGAGTTTATCGGTACCGCTTTATTGGTGATCTTAGGTAATGGTTCAGTTGCAAACGTGGATTTGAAAGGCACTAAGGGTAACAACGGTGGTTGGATCCTCATTGGGCTCGGATACGGTGCTGGAGTAATGATTCCTGCAATGATGTTTGCCACAGTTTCTGGAGCTCAAATCAATCCAGCCTTAACGCTGGCAATGGCACTTAATGGTTTATTCCCTTGGAGTGAGGTTGTTCCTTACATCATCGCCCAAGTACTTGGGGCAATGTTTGGTCAATTGATCGTTGTCTGGAGTTACAAGCCCTACTATGACCAAACAGAAAACCCCCGTGCAATTCTAGGGACATTCTCAACCATTGACAACGCTGATTCTAAGCGTGATGGCTTTATCAACGAGTTCGTTGGTACATTTATCCTAATCTTCGGTGCTTTAGCAATCACCCACGATATTGCATTCAAAGCTAACATCGGCTTAGCAAACTTTACCCTCGGTTTTCTTGTGATGACACTAGTAGTATCCCTTGGTGGTGCCACTGGTCCTGGACTAAACCCCGCAAGAGACCTTGGCCCTCGAATTGTGCATGCTCTTTACCCATTGAAGAACAAAGGTGAATCAATGTGGGGATATGCATGGGTTCCTGTCATTGCCCCATTCCTTGCCGGAATTGCTGCAGTGTTTGCCTTCAAAGGAATTTTAATGAAGTAACTGTTCATACCTATATATACGAAAACGGACGGAAATAATTTCTAAAAGAAATTATCTCTGCCCGTTTTTTTACATTTTATAACTAATTGGCATTATTACATCAAACTGGCTTCCCTGAATTACGAACGAGTCCGAATCACTGATTTCTTCAAAGTACAGGTGCACAAACTTTGGTCGGTATGCGTCTGATTTCTTATCCAACAAAATATGCAAATAGTAACTACGTTTTGCATGAGGCGCTAATTCCTCACCCTGACCGCTATCTATAACACTTTTATCGCTACTATTAATTTGCTTTCCATCTGGTAAAACAATTTGCTTGAGTCCGCCAACAATAATCGAGCGGTTAGAATTATTTGTTACCGTATATTGTGATTTTAAGTACGTATATGGGCTGGTTAATTTATTGGTATCAAAGTCGTTTCCAGAATTAAACTGTTGATCCGAATTCAGTGGTTTATTAGTTGCAATCTTCACTAAATCCACAGTCGTCCCCACTTGCCCAGTTCCTTGGGAATGTTTCTTATCAGTAGAAAGCCCTAACAAAGAAATCTTTCCATAATGGTCACTATAGAAGTACTGCCCTGCTTTACGCAATGGCGCATGACCAACATTATTAGGATCACTAACGTTAGTGGACTTCGGGCTACCTTCATCACTATCTTCCCTAACGGCATTTTCAGTAGTCTTCTCGACCATGGCACCATGAAGGGAATTGTTAATGGTAGCAAATCCAATAAACATCGCTACTGTTAGGAAACATAGGTTGGCAATCAGAATCAACCACCATGACTTATCATTTGTAATCCAATTATTGGCTCGGTGTTTTCCCCGCCGACTTGTTTCAATCGTTTCAGGTGTCTCTTCAATTTCTTTAATGTAAGTATCTTCATCTTCTACTGATTGATTAGTACGAAGATCCCACATCACGATTACCAAACTGACGATGGCAGTTACGATTCCCCAAAGTTTTAAATCGTGAAAACTCTTTGACGCAAACAGCATCGCAACAAACGTTGCTACCAAATTCAATCCTAAAGGCATCAACTTTAAGAGTTTGTTGTTGCTCTCTGCAAATAATATGTATGAAATTCCAGAAATTGCAATCAAAATTGCAAAGTACAAGCCGGTAGAGCTCCCCGTTCCCGCAGAATTTGCAAACGAAAGCATCGCACTGACTAGAGATGATTGGTATGCAAGCACCACTGCTAAAATAACAAAAATAGCCCCCACGGCCAACTTAATTTTTTTCACAATTTCACCTCCCCAAGTACTAGCAATAATAATAGCACAAGAAGTGAGACTGACTATGGCAATTCCAAGAACTTAACCTTTTTTGAAAAAATAAATCACTCATTTAATTTTTCTAATGCTGCCTGCAACTTTAAAACATTATTGAGCATCGAGTCCGCATCATTGCCCAATACAGCTTTCAAGTGCGCATCATTCTCTTTATATACCGCACGAATCTTCTCTCCGGACTTTCTTGCTCTGGGAGTTAACATAATTTGCTTGTACCGACTGTCAGTTTGGGAAACCACTCTGACAATCAGCTCTTTCTTCTCCATTAGCTTTAATAAGGCAGTTGCTGAAGATTTTTGGATGTTAAATTCCTTTTCAATATCAGTTTGAAAGATTGGCTCCTCACCCTCAGTCCGGTATAAGAAATCAATTAAACTCATCTGAGCGGCAGTAATTCCAAATTTTTTTGCTTCTTTAGAAGAGAATCTGGTTAGTGCATTGTTCAGTCTTTTTAACTCAATCGCAAGTGATTTTGACATATTTTTGTCTCCTAGTTTTAATGCTAACTATTGAATATTATTTATCAGTTTACTAAATAAAAGCGGTTTCGTAAACACATTGACACTTGAATTTATTTTCTGAAAATGATAATTTATATAGATGGTTCTATATAGAACTATTTGTCTTAGGAGGAAATTATGGAAAGAAAAGTATCAAAAAAGCTCTACTTATCAATTTTAGCAACTGGACTAATGGCGTTTTGTGGAATCGTTATTGAAACCGCAATGAACGTAACATTTCCAACGCTAATGGACCAATTCAACGTCACCACTGGGACCATTCAGTGGCTAACAACTGGTTACCTACTCATCGTGTCAGTTATTATTCCATTATCTGGGTTTCTAAAGCGGAGGTTTACACTAAAAAGCCTCTTCTTAGCTGCAAGTACGCTATTTATTATTGGACTAATCATTTGTAGTTTTGCAAATAACTTTTCACTATTATTAGCAGGTCGACTCATTCAAGGAATGGGGACCGGAATCGCTTTACCATTAATGTTTAACATTATTTTAGAGCAGGCTCCCTTACAAAAAATTGGCTTTTTAATGGGAATCGGAACTTTAGTTACTGCAGTCGCCCCAGCATTGGGTCCAACATATGGTGGTTTATTGGTTGCAGTTAACTGGCATTTAATTTTCATCTTGTTGCTAATCGTTATGGTGTTTGCATTATTTATTGGTGTTTATGCTATTACCCAAGTAACTGAGACTGAAAAAATCAAGTTAGACATTATCTCATGGATCAGCGTTGCCCTCTTCTTTGCTGGCGCTATCCTTGCATTTAACAGCATTGAATCTTCCATCACTAATGCAGTGATCTTTGGGGTAATCGCAATTTTAGGATTAATTGCGTTTACCTGGAAATCAAATCACTCAACTAGTCCCTTAGTTAATCTCTCGATCTTCAAAGTACCTTCATTTAGCTTGCTACTTTTTGGATTCATCATTTTCCAAATGCTAATTGTTGGTTCTGCGTTTGTCCTACCTAACTATTTGCAAATCGTAAACCAAGTAAACTCTGCCGCAGCAGGTTTACTACTGCTCCCTGGGGCAGCTTTAGGTGCAGTCCTAGCTCCAATTAGTGGTAAATTGTATGACAACTTAGGACCAAGAAAACCAATTAACATCGGCCTTGGATTCCAGGTAGTCGCTTTATTTTTACTCTTTATCACAGCAATGACCGCACCTGCATGGCTCATCATGGTTGGTTACATTTTATTCATGCTAGGAACTGGATTTGCAATGGGGAACATTATGACCAGCGGGCTAAGCCAAGTTACAAAAGAGCTCACTCCCGATGGTAATGCCGCCTTTAACACCCTCCAACAATTTGCCGGTGCACTAGGAACTGCAATTGCTTCACTAGTTTTGGCACTATCACAAGATAAATCTGACTATCTCCACTCAACCGCCGTTGGCGCCCAACACGATTTCTTAATGCTATTCATCATGCTGATCGTGGCAATCATTTCTATCAACATGGGGTTAAGTAAACTTCGTGATTTTAGCGAAAAGATTGACGGTTAGTCATTGACAATTTTTAAAAACCCTGTATATTTAAATGGTAATTATTACTGTTTAATTTGGAGGTGTTTCCGCATGGAAAAACTAGATTTATCATCATCTTATCGGAAACTAAAGAGTCCTAACATTAAGACTCGCAAACGTGCTCTTAAAGCGATTCACGATATTAAGAGACAAAAGAAAGTAAAGTAAACAAAAACTGGTAGTTGTACTCCAACACTTTATGTTGGGGTACAACTACCAGTTTTTTGGTTTTATTTTAATTTATCCATAGCTTTAGCTGGAATATCTGTCTTAGAAACTTGATTCCAAGTGATAACTTGGCCACGACTCTCGTTATAACTTAGTTTTAAGTAAGCATTCATTTTGAGTGGCCTCTTAACGACTCCACTATTGAATTCAACAATCTTCTTTTTACCATCTTGATTATAGGCAGCTTGGTGATACTTGTAGCGGTTATCATTTTTACCCATTCGTTGACCCTTAGTTGTGATCTGGGTGTAGTAATCTTGACCACCGTAGTTTCTTAAATACCAGCCATACCCAGTTGCAAACACGGCAACAAAGGCAATCACGGCAACGATTGTGCTAATAATTAAGTTTCTTTTTTTCATAACATCCTCCAAATATTAGCGAATAAATAAGAACAATGACACAAGCGCCCAAAATGCCACAATCCCAAGTGTCATCCATTTATAGATAGATAGCAAAGCAATGTATTCGCGCAACATCGCACTTGGAAGAAAGTAGAATGAAGTTGGCGCTCCAACCCCCTGGGCATCCAATCCAGCTCTTTTAGCATAGATTGCTCCCCTCAAGACGTGGTAGTTATTGGTAGAAAAAACAATCTTTGGTTTTCTGTTTTCTCCACGTGCTTGCCAATCAGCTTCAATTTTCTGCTTTGAAAATAACATATTTTCATATGTGGATGTCGATTTATCCTCTAACATAATCTTTTCTTCAGGAATTGCTTGGCTCTTTAAGTACTTAGCCATAACGTATGCCTCAGAATAAGGCTCGTCCGGTCCTTTTCCCCCACTTGGAATCATCAAGGAATGTTTGGCGGGAAAATCCTTAAAGTACTGAATCGCTCTATCTAAACGACTTTTTAGCAGTGGCGATACTTCTTCGGATCTAACCCCAGCACCAAGCGTAATCACATAGTCAGCGGGATACTTAACAGGAAACATTTGATACATAAATGAATAGAAGAGGTATCCCACCAAAATGAATGTCAGTGTCGCGTCCACCATCAGCCCCCAAAAGATGATGATAATTAAAAAGTTGGGCCAAATTTCAACATATCTAAGGACCAGGTAACTGGCAAGCGCCATCATGATCAAATTAAATCCGAAAAATAAGGATAACTTAGCCGTTAAACTCTTTCCTTCTTTAATTTGCATCACCATAGTGTTAAACATGAGTGCTAACCCAATAAAGACTGGCAAGGCAATCATCCCAATCAGCATGAACAAGATCACTGCTTCATTGGCCTCCTGTGACGCACCGGCTATGGTGTTCATAACTGCAACTAATCCAGACAAAATCAAGATCATCACGCCAGCAAACAAGAACAGGCCAGCAAAAAAACTTCTGCGGTCTCGCAGTAAAAACAGTCCGGAGCATAAGGTTATTAATGCTCCGAAAATTGCAATTGTCATAAAATCCCACCTCAAAAAAGTTTATTTCCTTAATTCTACCGTGATTACCTCAAGAAACGCAATTAGACGCGTGTTTGTTTATATTAGATTATTTGCACAAAGACGTAAATTATCCCCAAATCCGAACTATTTCACGCTGTAATCTAATCTTAAATAAAGTGAAAAAAAGGCCGCCATTCCGCGTACAATTCACGTTTGTAACCCTTCATTCACTTAAACAACAATTTGTATGCATTGATACTGAAGCGATTATGGTTTACATTGAATCAGGATTTTAATTTAACTACGAATTTTTTCTACAAAAACTAGCTGGAGGATCAATATGAAAGCAGGAAAATTATTTAAAGCGTGCATCGCATTTTTAGGAGCAGTGCTCTTTACAGTTTCAATCGCCAACACTGTTAAACCTAAAGCAGCTTCAACAGTTATTCCCGACATTTCAGAATGGCAAGGAAAATTAACTGGAACAAAGGTTGCAAACCTCAAGAGTCAAGTATCATTCATCATCAATCGTCGTCAGTATGGTGCAGGTTACCAAGACAAATATGCAACTAACAACACTAACCTTTATGTTAAGTACGGTGTTCCGTTCGGTGAATATGACTACGCAACATTTACCAGCGCTGCCAGTGCCAGAGCAGAAGCAAGAACTTTTTATGCTAACTCAAACAAGCACGCCAAGTTTTACGTTCTAGACTTTGAAGAAAATGATGTTCGTTCAGGATCTGCTAACTCAGCTGTTAAAGCTTGGTATAATCAAATGAGAGCATTGACTAACAAAAAGTTGATTTTCTACTCATACCAATCATTTGCAACTACGTATGCTAACTCAGCACGAAAGAGTTTTGACGCACAATGGATTGCGAACTACTCATCACGCCCAACTATCCAGACCGATTTATGGCAATATACTAATAAAAAGTACGTTCCTGCCTTGAAACAATCCGTCGATGCTAGTACAATTTTAAACTCAAGCAAGCCAGTTTCTTGGTGGATCGGTGGTACAAACATGCACACTGATTCAGCAGCAGCAAGTTATTACCAAACTGCCCTTTCTAGCGTAACTACCACTCGCCCAGTTTACCTTTACAACTCATCAAGTTTTAAAGCTGCAAACCGAGTAAAGAAAGTTGCTACTGGAACCAAGATGACCATCAGTGATGTAAAACAACGTTCAACAGGTTCTTACTACTTCGTCACATCTGATGGCCAATACATGACTGCAAATAAAGCATACGTTGCGGGATAACGGAGGATTACAATGAAACTATACAAGATTGCAGCAGTCGCTACTTTAGCGTTAGTTTTGACTGGATGTGCATCCAACCAAAGCGATTCAAAGAACTACAAGGATGAATCAAAGGCAGCTTTGAATTCAAAACCTACTCATAAACACGCAAAGGCAAAGACTAGCACTAACACCAGTTCAACTTCTTCGGAGGCTAGCTCTTCAAGTAGTAGTTCATCCTCATCAGCAGAAACAAAGAGTAACAACAGTTTTGCTAGCCTTTCCAGCCAACTAGCAAGCAAGTTACCAAACACTTTAATTCCCCAAGCTAGTGGCATGAATGCCTCACAGCCAGTAAACATCAAGTATTCTGGCAACTCACAAAATTCAAAGATCACTTACTCACTTGGTCAAAAGAACTTACCACTTAACTCAGCTAGTGCATCAAACAATGCCTACGCTGTATTGACAAAGAAGACTTACGCTTCTGCATCAGCTGCTAAACAAGCCGTTGATTTCCAGCCAGCATCTTCAGTTAAGGGATTACCAAAGGTTTCACTTGGTCATTCAATCACTGGTCACACCCAATCAGGTGCAGGTCAAGAATACATCTCTTGGAATGAAGGTCGTTGGTCAATCTCAGTTCACGGAAGTAAAGTAAACAACACTAATCCAAAGTCTACTGCCGTTTCAGCAGTAAATATGTTTGAACAGTATTCACTTCCAGCTCCAGAATCAGTTGGTACCGTTAAGCTTCTTGCCGGCGATACCACTAACTTGAGCCAAGAAGTTAAGTTCCAAAAGGGTAACCAAGTTTACACCCTTAAGGCAAACACTGCTTCAGCTGCAATTGCTATGGCAGCAAGCATGAAATAAATTATTTCTTACAGAAGTTGGTTAACGAATTTTGTTAGCCAACTTTTTTATTGATTTTTTTCTTAATTTATCAAAAACACCTTGAATTGATAGCGATTTCCATGGAATAATAGTTACTCCGAGGTGTTAATCATGAAATACATAGTCGCACTTATTTTAATAATTTTCCTTTATGTGGCAGTAATTGCCGTAACCACGTACACACAACTTAAGCATCACAAAATCCGCAATGAGAATCGCAAAAAACAACCCTTTGTGTTCTCTGCAAATCACAAGGTGAATCTAGACTCCAGCGACACTTTTAAAGCAGTCTTCTGGGAAAAGTACAAAATGGGACTGCGGTCCCCACTATCTCTATTCAGATAATCAAAAGGTGTGAATCAGAAAAGTAGCTAGCTTTTCAGGTTCACACCTTTTTTTCATCCTTAGGAATAAATAGTTTTGGGGCAACATTAGCTAGGATCAGTAACACGACCGTAGACAGTGCTAAATTCAGGGCTGCTGAGGTACCGTTAAACACTAATGAGTACAAGAATGGGTTCACACTTTTGGGAGCATACTGTGACCACACAAAGGCTCCTGCAAGGTAGCGCCAAGTCCAAGCAATCAAAGTAGCTAAAACAACGCCACTCACTATCATCACTGCTGTAGTTAATCTTCGACGTGTAATATTACGTTTGATTCCCGTTGAAAAAATTCCGGCCAACCCAAGACAGGCATATGCCAAAGGGTACTCCATTAATAACTGCAAAACACTTAAAAAGTTCTTCATCGCTTGGCCATCAACAATTTGTACTAATCCCCAAAGTAATCCAGCGACCATCCCTAAGTACGGTCCCCTTCTAAATGCGTACAATATCATTGGAATCGCTCCAAGCTGAATATCAATCGCACCGTGAGGAGTTTGCAACGGAATAAACGACAATGCCACACAAAGAGCCACTACAACAGCGCCTTCCGTAATTACATTTAAGCTTCCGCTTCGTCCCATCTACATCCCTCACTTTCATACCCTTATTGTAAGGGAATTTGTAAAACAATGTGGGGATCTGTAACTCCATTTTTTAGGAAGTTGCAGTAATTCATAATCATTTATGAGTAGTCCAAAAAATCTACAATACTAAAAGCATCGTAGATTTGTTTAGATTGGATTTTAATCGACTATTATTTATTTAATTCTTCAACAATGGTTTCTTCCATTTTACTTGGCTTGGTGATTGGTGCATATCGTTTAACAAGCTGGCCATCTTTACCAACTAAAAACTTAGTAAAGTTCCATTTAATACGGCCGTTACCTGATTCAGTCTTTAGATAAGTAAACAATGGGTCTTCGTCATCGCCATTAATCACAACTCGCTTAGTCATTGGGAACGTAACTCCATAGTGCAGTTGACAGTACTCACTAGTTGCTTCATCAGAGTCTAATTCCTGTTTAAACTGGTTCGACGGTAACCCAATCACTTCGAGTCCTTGGTCATGATATTTTTTATAGAGATCCTCCAGTCCCTCAAGTTGAGGAGCCAGGCCACACTTACTAGCAGTGTTTACAACTATTAATACTTTGCCTTGATATCTACTAAAGTCAATCTCCTGGCCGTTCATTTCAGTCTCTTTGAAATCATATACCTTGGTCATCTAAACGCACATCCTTCCAATGTCTGGTTGATTTAACCATACCACGCTTATTGGTTGTGTACAATCGACATTTAGCCATAAAACTGTTGATTTGCCAGGATTTGTAAAAGAATCTTTTACTTCTTTAATATTTCTTAACCATTTTGTTTTTGCTTTGTAATATTTTGGTAACCCTCTTCGCTTACAATGTGTTCTTGTAATCAAAAATAGAGGATGAATTATAGAATATGAATATCAAAAAAGCATTAATGTTGCTGACAATCGTCTTGGGGATCAACGTCAGCGCACTCGCAGCACCCATTTTAAATAACTCAATTGAAACCGCACAGGCGAAAAAGAACCCCCGCGGTAAAGCATACGTTACTAAACGCCAATTCCGTTTCCGCGGAGTGGTTAAGTATCACGGTAAAAAGTGGACTTACTATACTGGTAGTCGCTTTGCTGATGGTAGTCGCAATCATGGTGGCTACGACAAGAACGGCTACATTATCGTATCAGCACCTCGTTCATACAAATTCGGTACAAAGATTAAAACTCCACTTGGTTGGGGCGTTGTACACGATCGTGGAACGGCAATGACAAAGTATCATTTTGATGTGGTTATCTAATAGCTACTGTGCGTGGTACATTCGCTTAAATATAAAAATGTTTCTCGTAACAGAAACACAATTTACAAATCACCAAACTATTCTACAACAATGAAAAGAGGCTGGGACAAAAACTAGGCTCATCAAAAAAATACCGTTATAATTTCAAAAAATGAAATTATAACGGTATTTTTTCTTATATACAGATAGTTGCTACACGCAGTAACCATCAGGACTGAGAGCCATTACCCATGACTCTCAGTTACTGTTGGTCTTGCGGGGGTGGGACGACGAAAGCATCTTCGTATGCTTTCTGTCCCACTCCCTTTTTTGTGCTTATCACTTAACCTTTTCTCCCGGTTCCGTTTCCACTAGCTCTAAGTCCTTGCCAGCCAGTTCATACTCACCAAAATTAGATGGGATTATAAAATGCATCCCTTTTTCCAAATTCGACACATTACCTGCCTTAGTAAGCGTCCCAGAACCAGCAGTCACCGATACCAACTTAAATGAATCGGCAGCCTGTGTTTGGCCCAAACTCTCAGTTGAAATTCTTAACCGTTTCACACTAAAGTAATCTGTTGAAACAAACGTTGTTTCTTCAACTCCATCACTAGTAACGGTCAGCGGGTGAATCTCTGGCTCCTCAAACGGTACGGTCGTGACATCAATCGCACTATCCAAGTCTAAAGTCCGTTTTTTACCTGTTTTTTGGTCTACCCGATCGAAATCATAAAGCCGATAGGTAGTATCAGAACTTTGTTGAGGTTCCAGTACAACCACCCCTTCAGCAAGGGCATGAATTGTACCTGAGGGAACATAAATGAAGTCTCCCTTTTTTACCGGCTTGCGTTTTAATAACTGATCCCACTTCCCTGTGTGAATCATCTCAGCCAATTCTTCTTTAGTCTTTGCATTGTGACCATAGAAGATACTTGCCCCAGGCTCCGCTGATAGTACGTACCAACATTCAGTCTTACCTAATTCGGTTGGACCTTCGTGTTCAGCAGCATACGCATCATCAGGATGAACCTGAATCGAAAGATTAGCATTAGCATCCAAGATTTTCACCATTAATGGAAATGGTTTCGAGTTATCCTTATTCGCAAACAGCTCTGGGTGGGACTGCCACAAATCGTTTAACTTTGTACCTGCAAACTCACCATTAGCAACCGTTGTCGTTCCGTGTGGGTGAGCACTAATTCCCCAAGCTTCACCAGTCTTGTCAGACGGGATCTGGTAGCCAAACTGCTTCGCGAGTTGATTGCCACCCCAAATCTTTTCGTGCAACACCGGAACCATAAATAGTGGTTCATTCATTGTAAAACTCCCCTTGAATTAAAGTCTTTGGTTAAGTTCCTTACCAAGTTCTTCAAATCCAGGTTTACCGAGCAATGCGAACATATTCTTCTTGTAGGCTTCAACCCCTGGTTGGTTAAATGGGTTGATTCCGTTAAGGTAACCAGAAATGGATACCGCAATCTCGAAGAAGTAAATTAAGTAACCTAATGTATATTCGGTCTGATCTGGAATGTGAACACTCATGTTAGGAACGTTACCATCCGTATGGGCTAATGTAACCCCTTCAAATGCCTTGGTATTAGCAAAGTCCATCGTCTTACCTTCAATATACTTCAAACCATCAAGATTGTCATCTTCCTTTGGAATTTCCATGTCATGGTTTGGCTTATCAACTTTAACAACGGTTTCCATCAAGTTACGTAAACCTTCTTGGATATATTGGCCAAGTGAGTGCAAATCAGTTGAGAAGTTTGCTGATGAAGGGTAAATTCCCTTTTCATCCTTACCTTCTGACTCACCCATCAGTTGCTTCCACCATTCTGATAGATACATCATATTTGGCTCGTAATTCTCAAGCAACTCCGTTGTGTAGCCCTTACGGTAAAGAATGTTCCGGTAAGCTGCGTATTGATATGCTTCATTTTTAGTCAAATCAGTGTCGGTGTAGTCATCAGATGCATCAGCAGCACCCTTCATCAAATCATCGATGTTGGCACCAGAAACTGCGATTGGTAACAAACCAACCGGAGTTAATACTGAGTAACGG is from Lentilactobacillus curieae and encodes:
- a CDS encoding ABC transporter permease; this translates as MTSLINQELFKLAKKRSTVAVILIIIGIMTIFAVVSKINPNQLSPMSLFTGTFSGLTWAVIALIAAASSTVAMEFEYGTVKELLYRKYSRGKVIVSKWIGLVLYSGFLFILVFVYSLVLKLLLFHNSFELFKKYSGDSHNLLTMTFFDYLAEFLSLWLILSLVLLIANLFKTAAAAVSIGIIGYFAVALIQSLMGLMIHHWHWLKWNPLNMMNISQQVLNPAVKNVTLLSIPELVIGNLVYIAIFLYAGYLIFKNRNV
- a CDS encoding MIP/aquaporin family protein, whose amino-acid sequence is MTYSLLIRVIAEFIGTALLVILGNGSVANVDLKGTKGNNGGWILIGLGYGAGVMIPAMMFATVSGAQINPALTLAMALNGLFPWSEVVPYIIAQVLGAMFGQLIVVWSYKPYYDQTENPRAILGTFSTIDNADSKRDGFINEFVGTFILIFGALAITHDIAFKANIGLANFTLGFLVMTLVVSLGGATGPGLNPARDLGPRIVHALYPLKNKGESMWGYAWVPVIAPFLAGIAAVFAFKGILMK
- a CDS encoding tripartite tricarboxylate transporter TctB family protein, producing MKKIKLAVGAIFVILAVVLAYQSSLVSAMLSFANSAGTGSSTGLYFAILIAISGISYILFAESNNKLLKLMPLGLNLVATFVAMLFASKSFHDLKLWGIVTAIVSLVIVMWDLRTNQSVEDEDTYIKEIEETPETIETSRRGKHRANNWITNDKSWWLILIANLCFLTVAMFIGFATINNSLHGAMVEKTTENAVREDSDEGSPKSTNVSDPNNVGHAPLRKAGQYFYSDHYGKISLLGLSTDKKHSQGTGQVGTTVDLVKIATNKPLNSDQQFNSGNDFDTNKLTSPYTYLKSQYTVTNNSNRSIIVGGLKQIVLPDGKQINSSDKSVIDSGQGEELAPHAKRSYYLHILLDKKSDAYRPKFVHLYFEEISDSDSFVIQGSQFDVIMPISYKM
- a CDS encoding MarR family winged helix-turn-helix transcriptional regulator; this encodes MSKSLAIELKRLNNALTRFSSKEAKKFGITAAQMSLIDFLYRTEGEEPIFQTDIEKEFNIQKSSATALLKLMEKKELIVRVVSQTDSRYKQIMLTPRARKSGEKIRAVYKENDAHLKAVLGNDADSMLNNVLKLQAALEKLNE
- a CDS encoding MFS transporter produces the protein MERKVSKKLYLSILATGLMAFCGIVIETAMNVTFPTLMDQFNVTTGTIQWLTTGYLLIVSVIIPLSGFLKRRFTLKSLFLAASTLFIIGLIICSFANNFSLLLAGRLIQGMGTGIALPLMFNIILEQAPLQKIGFLMGIGTLVTAVAPALGPTYGGLLVAVNWHLIFILLLIVMVFALFIGVYAITQVTETEKIKLDIISWISVALFFAGAILAFNSIESSITNAVIFGVIAILGLIAFTWKSNHSTSPLVNLSIFKVPSFSLLLFGFIIFQMLIVGSAFVLPNYLQIVNQVNSAAAGLLLLPGAALGAVLAPISGKLYDNLGPRKPINIGLGFQVVALFLLFITAMTAPAWLIMVGYILFMLGTGFAMGNIMTSGLSQVTKELTPDGNAAFNTLQQFAGALGTAIASLVLALSQDKSDYLHSTAVGAQHDFLMLFIMLIVAIISINMGLSKLRDFSEKIDG
- a CDS encoding putative metal homeostasis protein yields the protein MEKLDLSSSYRKLKSPNIKTRKRALKAIHDIKRQKKVK
- a CDS encoding YxeA family protein, whose protein sequence is MKKRNLIISTIVAVIAFVAVFATGYGWYLRNYGGQDYYTQITTKGQRMGKNDNRYKYHQAAYNQDGKKKIVEFNSGVVKRPLKMNAYLKLSYNESRGQVITWNQVSKTDIPAKAMDKLK
- a CDS encoding YdcF family protein; translated protein: MTIAIFGALITLCSGLFLLRDRRSFFAGLFLFAGVMILILSGLVAVMNTIAGASQEANEAVILFMLIGMIALPVFIGLALMFNTMVMQIKEGKSLTAKLSLFFGFNLIMMALASYLVLRYVEIWPNFLIIIIFWGLMVDATLTFILVGYLFYSFMYQMFPVKYPADYVITLGAGVRSEEVSPLLKSRLDRAIQYFKDFPAKHSLMIPSGGKGPDEPYSEAYVMAKYLKSQAIPEEKIMLEDKSTSTYENMLFSKQKIEADWQARGENRKPKIVFSTNNYHVLRGAIYAKRAGLDAQGVGAPTSFYFLPSAMLREYIALLSIYKWMTLGIVAFWALVSLFLFIR
- a CDS encoding GH25 family lysozyme, which produces MKAGKLFKACIAFLGAVLFTVSIANTVKPKAASTVIPDISEWQGKLTGTKVANLKSQVSFIINRRQYGAGYQDKYATNNTNLYVKYGVPFGEYDYATFTSAASARAEARTFYANSNKHAKFYVLDFEENDVRSGSANSAVKAWYNQMRALTNKKLIFYSYQSFATTYANSARKSFDAQWIANYSSRPTIQTDLWQYTNKKYVPALKQSVDASTILNSSKPVSWWIGGTNMHTDSAAASYYQTALSSVTTTRPVYLYNSSSFKAANRVKKVATGTKMTISDVKQRSTGSYYFVTSDGQYMTANKAYVAG